The Sulfolobus acidocaldarius DSM 639 genome has a window encoding:
- the alaS gene encoding alanine--tRNA ligase, translating to MVKANENEYRLNFFLSRGYERKICRSCSTPFWTLDKSKENCSDVPCTDYYFFDIKIKSPPLTVRESREKFLRFFEKRGHTIVPPKPVVAKWRDDLYLTIASIVDFQPFVTSGLAKPPANPLVVSQPCIRLEDVDNVGITFGRHLTTFEMAAHHAFNYPDKQIYWKDETVAFAKEFFTEELGIPEDQLNFKESWWEGGGNAGPCFEVTVGGLELATLVFMQYEIRGQDYVPLKLKIVDTGYGVERIAWFTQRTPTAFHAIYGNLVSSFYKKIGVGEVNNELLKAAAIYAGRIDPDIKETITAHREHLAKQLGLDLKYVNEELTRAARVFQVLDHTKTIALMLADGLVPSNSGEGYLGRLLIRRALRVLRLLGSDVKLHELIKDQIDYWKEDFPQMLKNKDYIVDAVINEEEKYNDTISKIPSILSTLSKKSKVDLDELINIYDSNGISPDLILDEARKRNININVEIPHNFYSIVAKKHQNALVRENRKDKIPKEVIDEINNKKIEPTVPLYYKDQYLRTFNAKVLLNYKNFLVLDQTTFYPEGGGQIGDTGIIRSIEGNKQAKVIDTQKYKGVIVHILDKDSPFIQGEQVYGEIDWQRRYRIMKHHTVTHVILSATRRVLGEHAWQAGAEKTEYKGRLDVTHYKLPTEEEIRKIEDFANYIINDRRKVRPLYIERTEAEMKYGVSIYAGGIPEGSEIRLIEIENWDIEGCGGTHLINTGEIGGVKIVNVEKLQDGVIRLEYVAGDMVSNYARQQDEKLNEISKLLNSPVSQINVRLKKHLEEYENLQNLLDKYRKIVLDRIQEIAERISVNGITIYILRDFIDEQLIKEVMRKITSNNQNIVISIRGKDTKNVEIATSKDIKVDKIVDELRKIGGRGGGKGTYGSVSITVEEEKIIDTIRSAITNGV from the coding sequence ATGGTCAAAGCAAACGAGAACGAGTACAGGTTAAACTTTTTTCTGTCAAGAGGATATGAAAGAAAAATTTGTAGATCCTGTTCTACCCCATTTTGGACTTTAGATAAGTCAAAGGAAAATTGTTCAGATGTTCCTTGTACTGACTATTACTTCTTTGATATCAAGATTAAATCTCCCCCATTAACAGTGAGAGAATCAAGAGAAAAATTTCTAAGATTCTTTGAAAAGAGAGGACACACCATAGTTCCACCTAAACCTGTAGTTGCCAAGTGGAGAGATGATCTTTATCTTACTATAGCTAGTATAGTTGACTTTCAACCATTTGTAACGAGCGGATTAGCTAAACCGCCTGCAAATCCACTGGTAGTTTCTCAGCCATGTATAAGACTAGAAGATGTGGATAACGTAGGAATAACATTTGGAAGGCATTTGACCACATTTGAAATGGCTGCTCATCATGCATTCAATTATCCTGATAAACAAATTTATTGGAAAGACGAAACAGTAGCATTTGCTAAGGAGTTCTTTACAGAAGAACTAGGGATCCCTGAAGATCAGTTAAACTTTAAAGAATCATGGTGGGAGGGTGGAGGTAATGCAGGACCGTGTTTCGAAGTAACAGTAGGAGGCTTAGAATTAGCTACATTGGTATTTATGCAATACGAAATTAGGGGACAAGATTACGTACCCTTAAAACTTAAGATTGTAGATACAGGATATGGTGTTGAAAGAATTGCATGGTTTACACAGAGAACCCCAACAGCCTTCCATGCGATTTATGGTAATTTAGTGAGCTCGTTCTACAAAAAGATTGGCGTTGGTGAAGTAAATAATGAGTTACTTAAAGCTGCTGCTATATACGCAGGTAGAATAGATCCTGACATAAAAGAGACTATAACTGCCCATAGGGAGCATTTAGCAAAACAATTAGGTCTTGATTTGAAGTATGTAAATGAGGAACTTACAAGAGCTGCCAGAGTATTTCAGGTACTTGATCACACAAAAACAATTGCTCTCATGTTAGCAGATGGACTTGTACCCTCTAACTCAGGCGAGGGATATCTAGGGAGGTTATTAATTAGAAGAGCTCTCAGAGTCCTTAGATTATTAGGTAGTGATGTCAAGCTACATGAACTAATAAAGGATCAGATTGATTATTGGAAAGAAGATTTTCCACAGATGTTAAAGAATAAAGACTATATAGTTGATGCAGTAATAAATGAGGAGGAGAAGTATAATGATACAATAAGCAAAATTCCTTCCATACTCTCAACGTTATCTAAAAAGAGCAAAGTTGACTTAGATGAACTAATTAACATATACGATTCTAATGGTATTTCCCCAGATCTAATATTAGATGAAGCGAGAAAAAGGAATATAAATATTAACGTTGAAATCCCTCATAACTTCTACTCCATTGTAGCAAAGAAACATCAAAATGCTCTAGTGAGAGAAAATAGGAAGGATAAAATTCCCAAAGAAGTTATTGATGAAATAAACAATAAAAAAATAGAGCCAACTGTTCCTCTCTACTATAAAGATCAGTATCTGAGGACATTCAATGCAAAAGTGTTATTAAATTATAAAAATTTCCTAGTCCTAGATCAAACGACATTCTATCCTGAGGGTGGAGGTCAAATAGGTGATACGGGAATTATAAGATCAATTGAGGGTAATAAGCAGGCCAAAGTAATTGATACCCAAAAGTATAAGGGAGTAATTGTGCATATACTTGACAAAGATTCTCCCTTCATTCAAGGAGAGCAAGTATATGGTGAAATAGACTGGCAAAGAAGATATAGAATTATGAAACACCACACGGTTACGCACGTGATTTTATCAGCCACAAGAAGAGTATTAGGAGAACATGCATGGCAAGCAGGGGCTGAGAAAACAGAATATAAAGGAAGACTTGACGTAACTCACTATAAGTTGCCTACAGAAGAAGAGATAAGGAAAATAGAAGATTTTGCTAACTATATAATTAATGATCGCAGAAAAGTTAGACCACTATATATTGAGAGAACTGAAGCTGAAATGAAATATGGAGTTTCTATATATGCTGGAGGAATACCTGAAGGGTCTGAGATAAGACTAATAGAAATAGAAAATTGGGATATAGAGGGATGCGGAGGAACCCATCTCATAAACACCGGAGAAATTGGAGGAGTTAAAATAGTGAACGTCGAAAAACTTCAAGACGGTGTAATAAGACTAGAATATGTAGCTGGTGATATGGTATCCAATTATGCAAGACAACAGGACGAGAAATTAAATGAAATCTCAAAGTTGCTAAATTCGCCTGTATCCCAGATTAATGTAAGACTCAAAAAACATTTAGAAGAATATGAGAACTTACAGAATTTGTTGGACAAATATCGTAAAATTGTATTGGATAGAATACAGGAGATTGCAGAGAGAATAAGCGTCAATGGAATTACTATATATATATTGAGAGACTTTATAGATGAACAGCTTATAAAAGAAGTAATGAGGAAGATCACATCTAACAATCAAAATATTGTAATTAGTATCAGAGGCAAAGATACAAAGAACGTTGAAATTGCGACATCAAAGGACATAAAGGTCGATAAAATCGTGGATGAATTAAGGAAAATTGGTGGAAGAGGGGGAGGAAAAGGAACATATGGAAGTGTTTCAATAACTGTTGAAGAGGAAAAGATAATTGATACAATTAGGTCAGCAATTACTAATGGCGTATGA
- a CDS encoding putative integrase — MEKGQDGKVKEHYIDPLADVIETYVKLKDSNVGIRSTPIR, encoded by the coding sequence ATAGAGAAGGGTCAAGACGGTAAGGTAAAGGAACATTATATTGATCCTTTAGCTGACGTGATTGAAACATATGTTAAATTGAAAGATAGTAATGTGGGTATCAGGAGTACCCCAATAAGGTAG
- a CDS encoding DUF434 domain-containing protein: protein MAYEDYKYLLNRGYNRKPALDLISSRYNLDKKSRLLLYRCIHSDEEIQHIRSKSVKSVTYVILDGYNLALTLLSLIYGDEIFLCDDGFYRDLGLGKRKNNSEEIFDMLVLLSEYLDQNKIKFEIILDSQISRSGELAGKLRYRGIYAKTVRKTDLELILSNNVICTNDFLVLNRARQIYNLLAKFIKDSGLDTTFSFYKENL from the coding sequence ATGGCGTATGAAGATTATAAGTACCTTTTAAACAGAGGATATAACAGAAAACCGGCTTTAGATCTAATTAGTTCAAGATACAATTTAGATAAAAAATCAAGATTGTTATTATATAGATGTATCCATAGTGACGAAGAGATTCAACATATAAGAAGTAAAAGCGTGAAAAGTGTAACCTATGTAATACTAGACGGTTACAATTTAGCACTAACATTACTCTCTTTAATTTATGGTGATGAAATCTTTCTTTGTGACGATGGTTTTTATAGAGACTTAGGACTAGGCAAGAGAAAAAATAATTCAGAAGAAATCTTTGATATGTTAGTCCTTCTCTCAGAATATTTAGATCAGAATAAGATAAAATTCGAAATCATTTTAGATTCACAGATAAGTAGGAGCGGAGAGCTCGCAGGTAAACTTAGATATAGGGGTATATATGCTAAAACTGTTAGAAAGACGGACTTAGAATTAATTTTGAGTAATAATGTAATATGCACAAATGACTTTTTGGTTTTGAACAGGGCAAGGCAGATATACAATCTTTTAGCAAAATTCATAAAAGATAGCGGGCTTGATACAACATTTTCCTTTTATAAGGAAAATCTTTAA